AGACTtcagaaaagcaaagcaaatgaggtggattagcagtgcttgcaTCATCCAGGTCATATTCCTGTGAAGTTTCATCTCCAATGTCCAGAAAGTGAGCTGTTGGCATGTCATGAAAGTCATAAGATTGTCAtgcagtcttcagtcagaagcctGTTAAGATTTCCTACAAGATTAACTGCTACTGGATAACTTTCTTTCTCACACCATCTTTGAATGTACTTGGGTGATAcgagttgcattttatttccctttctaaagtattttgaattgaattgaatcagTTACTGTACAACAAATCTATATAttggttttcatattttcaactGAATCACTGGATTTAACTTTTCCCTAATGTTAAGATTTGTTGCAGTGGATAGGTATGTTGAAACGGTAAAGGTGAATCCAGACCAACCGCTTCTTTCCCtcgattttttttatgttatattgTCACAGCAGCTGTTACCTGACGACGGCGATGAAGAgtgtcttcctcttcctctcatctGCGTGTGGGATCATCCAACCCTGAGCGCTGACTGACAGGAAAGGCCTAAAGTAACCAAACAAACgtaataaattaatgtttaaaaagcaCAGTCCCGTTAAGCAGAATAAGGCAGCTGAATGTTAAATGACAGCGCGCGAGGACGACGGATGGTatggaaacaaactgaacacacGACACACCAAAAAGCCTCAAATAAAGTTCGTTGGCTCAGTTTCCTGATCAGATAACTATCAAGTTACAGcacaaattaacttttaatttgtttttgtgtgtgtttttatttcaatctgaAATCTACCAAAGACGACAGCAAAGTACgacaatttcagttttaaaacactcaccgcaggttttttttatcactttcgCGGCgccatgtttgtttcagttcacGCTACCACGTGATGTCCACGTAAGACGTATGTCACGCTCCAATCCAAAGTCTCATTTCGTCAAATAACTACTATACACAGCGAAAGACAACACAGTTCTATATTGCGCTTCTTTAGAAttgcattaaataattttatgtgtGAATACCTTTTTgactacttttttcttttatggttttAGACTCATCTATGGCCAAaagagtattttaaaaatcctttccTAAAAGAGCGTTTATGACTTTACCCTAAAAGGGGATTCCTTTTTGCAGTAAAGTCATAAGATTTATAAATAACTCTGATTCGAGTCCTACATTACCACAGTGATTTATAAATTTAATTGCAATCATGTTACTGTACTAAAGAACACTATCACGTTTAAATACTGAATCGTATTGTTTTAGAACTTCAGATATTagagtctgtttttgttttgttttttgttcattttattcctAAGCCAGTGGTGGGTTTTGATGCAGACTATGTAGCTCAATGCCCAGAGCACAATTTTATCAAGGGCGGCACAAATacttaattagaaaaaataacaataaatcatggATGTATGTTGTTcccttttttgagttttattttgcttactGTAATGTGTTAACACTTAGATTGACCAGGGCTGAAGATGATCATTCTGAACACAGATTCTCAAAATGTTTGGGAATTATTTTGAGAACAATCAATGGATCCACATGTAACAGTGTTTAGGTTTAAGTTGTAGAATCCCACTTGCTTTATATTTATCAGTGCAAAGGGGAAATAGCGCCCCCCTCTCTGTGTGGCTGGTTATATGTTGCTGGCCCCTGCACTCAGTGCCAGTCTGTGAAAGCTGCATGAGAGGTGAGTTGCATTCTTCAGCACACAGTAGAAAAGTGTtagcaacataataaaacataatttttaccAACTTAGACAAATAGTGTATAATGACTGTTTACTAGATGTGTGCCTGGCACCAATTTCTGTACTTTCagttttgttaatattgtaaAACACTTCTTGTGCTAAGTAAAAAGCTAACATAACGCTCTGTTGTAGTGTGCTGAGTGAAGCTGAGACGTTGCACTGATGTGAACCCCCAATATGTTCTCATTCAGGTACATCATTTATTATTGTATTCTTCATTGTACATtgtaaatatgaatgttttactgtaattacGGCCAGTCTGTGAAAGCTGCACGAGAGTGTGCTGAATGAAGCTGAGCCGTTGCACTGATTCTAACCCCCAATATGTTCTCATTCAGGAAATAAACTGCCTGATCACCCAGAAACTCCTTGTCTTCATTAAAAATCTACACAACGCAAAGTTGAGGGGTTACTTGGGCCGGCCTGGTACAGTGGAGTGAAGCAGAACCTGGTTACATTCAGAATAAGAGACTCACCCTCAAGAACCACCAATGATGGTAACTTTGCCTGATGGCAAATTCTCAGCTTGCTCAGCATTTTAGCTGCATGACTGTTGGTCATGTCAATTTCAGCACTTTTTTTGTGTACTTACATTGGTTGGACAGTAGGTGGCAGTGAATGACGTGACACCGTAGACTCCACttaaacaaatcattttcaaatcatttactcttctttttaaaatcacagtttCTCTGTTTATAGAATCTCACAGCTTTAAGTCTCAATGATAGAGACACACTCTTATTGGAACATGCTGCTGACCCTTTGGCCTCTAAATGtagcagaaacttaaagaaaaataaagtctgtttttgtaatatttttattttgggttttttttcacgCCCTGGGACATATCAGCTCTCTGTGTTACTGTAAAGCTATTCAGACCTCATTTTAAATTGTCTGGTAAAGAGAAAGCAGaacatgactttatttttttatgagaaaatataatttatttacataatttacaaTTTATGCATATAGTAAagctgtttaaataaatcaatctcaAAGTTATAATCCTAATTCCATCACACCTAAACTTAATGATACATGATGCAATCTCAGAAATCAactttatgtaacattttacagatcaaacaaacaaatgtaagTAAGCTGGAATGTCAAAGGTGGCATTTCCGATCACATATTTTTTGTGATcggaaattacataaaatttccAATCACATTCTTTGAAGACAGTTAATAAAGGTCACATTAAAATCTATATAAtactaaaacactgaaaaagaaataaacactcAAGGATACAAAAAGCTGCCCTGAGGCCCTGagcaatgaaaacattaagcTCTAGTGTTACCTGTTTCTGGACTGTTTGGTGGTGCTGGAAGAACCAagagtttttaaacaaattcacTAGACACAACACATATTACTGaaatagagagaaagaaatcTCAAAGTACAAAACCAGAGCAGTGTACCATCATACAAGCAAGCTGGAACAAAAAAGGATGTTATCTATAAGAGGCAGTTATATTGCTGTGTAACATATTTCCATTCAAGACGTCAACAATTCAACagatattttaataagtttCAATGATTCTctgaagagatttaaaaaaaaaattttatagaTCCAatgatatgtttaaaaaaacatttattgtcgGTTATATTTCAGGCCAAAAAGAGGCTGCATTTGTCTTTGCCCGGTTCCTCTCAGCTCTGCAGAACTGGACTGGCGGGTTTTTTGACTGCATCAGCTGCGGGTTCTGGTGTGGAGACCTTTATGTTTTCAAGCTGCTCAGACGATGTGAATCTTTTGTCAGCTGAAACATGAAGCTGGCTGTTTTTCAAACTCTGCTGCTCCACAGGAACATATCGCCTGCTGAAGTGTCTCCACAACTTCTTCCACACAATGTAAAGGAGCTCTGAGAAGTTGAGAGCTATACACAAAATAGAGGTGCAGCCCATGATGTAGAGGAAAATCTTCTTCTCCATGGCTCGGGCTATGTAGCAGTCTACAGTGTTGGGGCAGGGTTTCTGTGTGCACTGCATGAGGATGGGCACCTCAAAACCACTGTACAAGTAGTAAAAAGCCAGTAAGAACCCCACTTCAAAGCCCGTCTTAAATATCAAACTGAGGACATAGGTACAGAAAAGACCACCATCAATGCTCCCTTTGTCCTTGTAGAACTTTCTCTTGTGCTTGGCCTCCCGGTGCTCCCTGTAGCCCACATGAAGGGCCACCATTAGGGATGGTGTGGACACCATGAtgaggcagggtcaccctggacagggcaaccagtctgtcgcagggcaacacagagacatacaggacacacaactattcacacacacacttacacctagggagaatttagagtgaccaattaacctgacggtcatgtttttcttggactgtgggaggaagccggagagaaCTCACatatgcacagggagaacatgcaaactccatacagaaagaccccgggccgggaatcgaaccaaggaccttcttgctgcaaggcaacagctctaccaactgcgccactgtgcagcccctggtCACATTCAATTAAGCAGGCAATGATCAATTAATTACATATTCCAGAATAGTGGCAGCATGTTGGGTAGCTTGCAATAACATTTTTTGACCCAGGCATTGAATGTTTCATCTGTTTTGGATGCTGTCCagtcaaaaatattgttttgtctcACTTTGTTACTTTTGCACAGTTGTTATGATGCACAACC
This window of the Gambusia affinis linkage group LG15, SWU_Gaff_1.0, whole genome shotgun sequence genome carries:
- the LOC122845278 gene encoding gap junction beta-7 protein-like; the protein is CLIMVSTPSLMVALHVGYREHREAKHKRKFYKDKGSIDGGLFCTYVLSLIFKTGFEVGFLLAFYYLYSGFEVPILMQCTQKPCPNTVDCYIARAMEKKIFLYIMGCTSILCIALNFSELLYIVWKKLWRHFSRRYVPVEQQSLKNSQLHVSADKRFTSSEQLENIKVSTPEPAADAVKKPASPVLQS